One stretch of Acuticoccus sediminis DNA includes these proteins:
- a CDS encoding DUF1330 domain-containing protein — protein sequence MAKGYWMARVDVHDLEGYKEYVALNAAPIAEYGGKFLVRGGPFEAVVGEARQRNVVIEFPSYQAAVDCFYSEGYQKALEVRQRCSVSEQVIIEGYEGPQPGQ from the coding sequence ATGGCCAAGGGTTACTGGATGGCACGCGTCGACGTGCACGATCTCGAGGGTTACAAGGAATATGTCGCGCTGAACGCGGCGCCGATCGCCGAGTACGGCGGGAAGTTCCTGGTCCGCGGCGGCCCGTTCGAGGCGGTCGTCGGCGAGGCACGCCAGCGCAACGTCGTGATCGAGTTCCCGTCGTATCAGGCGGCGGTCGACTGCTTCTATTCCGAGGGCTACCAGAAGGCGCTCGAGGTGCGGCAGCGCTGCTCGGTCAGCGAACAGGTCATCATCGAGGGGTACGAAGGGCCCCAGCCGGGACAATGA